Proteins encoded together in one Leptospira congkakensis window:
- a CDS encoding metallophosphoesterase family protein, whose product MKLLQVSDLHLSQNSPEEQRYSLSVLREILQTAESTKCDRILFCGDLFNTFPDLEALRSDFLKEVSSYSGIIYFLPGNHEILEKKGKNNRYADYDWSSKVKVLDRTPYFLFEDNGIEFLSIPHQENYSELLLSPPLAKQTKLRIGIAHGTVSGMSFTGLSEEEEEGGSYLDPHLIQNLGLDYLAIGHLHRARTGMIGKCEVGYAGSSRVWRKGELGKRGGIFIHVDGSKVRTESVYWKSAGEYREILVSLDTEGKPEESIETYLDGTNPEDWIVFRFLGYVDSMVEKQKFQEEVQRVWKSKFRILEFDPDESQITVIQHLSENEFVKQFLDKMNERKEQMDPLHWKHTRVTGIRLILEGKKNR is encoded by the coding sequence ATGAAGTTATTACAAGTTTCCGACCTCCATCTTTCCCAAAATTCCCCCGAAGAACAGAGATATTCTCTTTCCGTATTACGAGAAATTTTACAAACTGCGGAATCAACAAAATGTGACCGCATTTTATTTTGCGGAGATCTTTTTAATACCTTCCCTGATTTAGAAGCACTCCGCTCTGACTTCTTAAAAGAAGTTTCTTCTTATTCGGGAATCATTTATTTTCTTCCCGGGAATCATGAAATCCTTGAGAAAAAAGGAAAAAACAACCGTTATGCGGACTATGACTGGTCTTCGAAGGTAAAAGTTTTGGACAGAACTCCTTATTTTTTATTTGAAGACAACGGAATCGAATTTTTATCCATCCCTCACCAAGAAAACTATTCTGAACTTTTACTTTCTCCTCCACTGGCAAAACAAACAAAACTAAGAATTGGTATAGCTCATGGAACTGTTTCCGGAATGAGTTTTACTGGCCTAAGTGAGGAAGAAGAAGAGGGAGGATCCTATTTAGATCCTCATCTCATTCAAAACTTGGGATTGGATTATCTTGCCATTGGACATTTACACCGTGCACGTACAGGTATGATTGGGAAGTGTGAGGTTGGTTATGCGGGATCTTCTCGCGTTTGGAGAAAAGGGGAGTTGGGAAAAAGAGGTGGAATTTTCATCCATGTTGATGGATCGAAGGTTCGTACAGAATCCGTTTATTGGAAGTCCGCTGGTGAATATAGAGAAATCTTAGTTTCCTTAGATACGGAAGGAAAACCAGAAGAAAGTATCGAAACTTATTTGGATGGAACAAACCCTGAGGATTGGATTGTATTTCGTTTTCTTGGATATGTTGACTCCATGGTAGAAAAACAAAAATTCCAAGAAGAAGTTCAACGCGTTTGGAAATCAAAATTTCGAATTTTGGAATTTGATCCCGATGAATCCCAAATCACTGTCATTCAACATCTTTCTGAAAATGAATTTGTGAAACAATTCCTTGATAAAATGAATGAAAGAAAAGAACAAATGGATCCTCTCCATTGGAAACATACAAGGGTCACTGGGATTCGATTGATTTTAGAAGGAAAGAAAAACCGATGA
- a CDS encoding CaiB/BaiF CoA transferase family protein translates to MSQNQNQSSKGPLAGVKVVDLSLLLPGPLCSQHLADMGAEVIKIENPRAYDGSRAMFKGKTGYPALYMMLNRNKKAITLNLKREQAKEILFKLLEDADILLEGFRPDGMDKMGIGYDVLKEKFPRLIYCGISGYGISGKYVDFAGHDLNYLAVSGVLDQTGNPPRPAGFQLADVGGGTLTALSAILAALYFREKTGKGQRIDISMTDASLQFLSLYGGILSSSEKSPEAGNDILSGKLPNYNVYETKEGRYVALGALEDMFFQTFLRAAGMENLTKDHPMNEENIPIIKQKLTDYFKSKTYSDLQPIFDNTDACLSPILNMKEVSEDPHMKERGMVIERNHPKYGPILQFGSPFHFSETPFVYRNDPPEHGEHTEEILGGLGFPKEKIAEFKKDRVI, encoded by the coding sequence ATGAGCCAAAATCAAAACCAATCATCCAAAGGACCACTCGCTGGTGTGAAAGTTGTCGACTTATCCTTACTCCTTCCAGGCCCCTTATGTTCACAACATTTAGCAGATATGGGAGCGGAAGTGATCAAAATCGAAAACCCAAGAGCTTATGATGGGTCTCGTGCAATGTTCAAAGGCAAAACAGGATATCCCGCTTTGTACATGATGTTGAATCGAAATAAAAAAGCGATCACACTGAATCTAAAAAGAGAGCAAGCCAAAGAAATTCTTTTTAAACTTTTAGAAGATGCAGACATTTTGCTCGAAGGATTCCGTCCCGATGGAATGGATAAAATGGGAATCGGTTATGATGTCTTAAAAGAAAAATTTCCACGTTTGATTTACTGTGGAATTTCTGGCTACGGAATCTCGGGTAAATACGTAGACTTTGCAGGACATGATTTGAATTACTTAGCAGTGTCTGGAGTCCTTGACCAAACTGGAAATCCTCCAAGGCCTGCTGGTTTTCAATTAGCAGATGTGGGAGGAGGAACACTCACAGCCCTTTCTGCAATTCTTGCTGCTCTTTACTTCAGAGAAAAAACAGGCAAAGGACAACGGATTGATATTTCTATGACAGATGCATCTCTCCAGTTTCTTTCGTTATACGGTGGAATTTTATCTTCTTCGGAAAAATCTCCTGAAGCAGGGAATGATATTTTATCAGGTAAATTACCAAACTATAATGTTTATGAAACGAAAGAAGGTCGGTATGTAGCACTCGGTGCCTTAGAAGATATGTTCTTCCAAACTTTTTTACGGGCAGCAGGAATGGAAAACTTAACCAAAGACCATCCGATGAACGAAGAAAACATTCCAATCATTAAACAAAAGTTAACCGATTATTTCAAATCCAAAACCTATTCCGATTTGCAACCTATCTTCGACAATACGGATGCTTGCCTTTCTCCTATTCTCAATATGAAGGAAGTTTCAGAAGATCCACATATGAAAGAACGTGGTATGGTGATCGAAAGAAACCATCCCAAATATGGACCAATTTTACAATTTGGTTCTCCATTTCATTTTTCAGAAACTCCCTTTGTCTACAGAAACGATCCGCCAGAACATGGGGAACATACAGAAGAGATTTTGGGTGGTTTGGGGTTTCCTAAAGAGAAAATTGCGGAGTTTAAAAAAGACCGAGTGATCTAG